The following are encoded in a window of Lynx canadensis isolate LIC74 chromosome B1, mLynCan4.pri.v2, whole genome shotgun sequence genomic DNA:
- the SARAF gene encoding store-operated calcium entry-associated regulatory factor isoform X1: MAAAGGPEATGRSLLLSLLLLLLITGPALAWNDPDRILLRDVKALTLYHDRYTTSRRLDPIPQLKCVGGTAGCDSYTPKVIQCQNKGWDGYDVQWECKTDLDIAYKFGKTVVSCEGYESSEDQYVLRGSCGLEYNLDYTELGLKKLRESGKNYGFHSFSDYYNKLYSSDSCGISGLITVIVLLAIAFGVYKLFLSDGQDSPPPYSEYPPYSHRYQRFTNSAGPPPAGFKSDFTGPPGATSGFGSAFTGQQGYDNSGPGFWTGLGTGGILGYLFGSNRAATPFSDSWYYPSPPPSSSSMWNSRAYSPLRGASGSYSAYASSETRTRTASGYGGTRRR, from the exons ACAGAATATTATTGCGGGATGTAAAAGCTCTTACCCTCTACCATGACCGCTATACCACTTCCCGTAGGCTGGATCCGATCCCACAGTTGAAATGTGTTGGAGGCACAGCTGGATGTGATTCTTATACCCCAAAAGTCATACAATGTCAGAACAAAGGTTGGGATGGTTATGATGTACAG TGGGAATGTAAGACTGATTTAGATATTGCGTATAAATTTGGAAAAACTGTAGTGAGCTGTGAAGGCTATGAATCCTCTGAAGACCAATATGTACTAAGAGGTTCCTGTGGCTTGGAGTATAATTTAGATTACACAGAACTTGGCCTGAAGAAACTGAGAGAGTCTGGAAAAAACTATggctttcactctttctctgatTATTATAACAAGCTGTATTCCTCAGATTCCTGTGGCATCAGTGGATTGATTACCGTCATAGTACTACTTGCTATTGCTTTTGGAGTTTATAAATTGTTCCTTAGTGATGGTCAAGATTCTCCTCCCCCATATTCTGAGTATCCTCCGTATTCCCATCGTTACCAGAGATTCACCAACTCTGCAGGACCCCCTCCCGCAGGCTTTAAGTCTGACTTCACAG GACCACCTGGTGCAACTTCTGGTTTTGGCAGTGCTTTCACAGGACAACAAGGATATGACAATTCAGGACCTGGGTTCTGGACTGGCTTGGGAACTGGAGGAATACTAGGATATTTGTTTGGCAGCAATCG AGCAGCCACACCCTTTTCTGACTCGTGGTATTacccatctcctcctccttcgTCCTCCAGCATGTGGAATAGCCGTGCCTACTCGCCACTTCGAGGAGCCTCGGGTAGCTATTCAGCATATGCAAGCTCAGAGACGAGAACCAGAACAGCATCAG GATATGGTGGTACCAGAAGAcgataa